TACACACCAATTAGCTCAAATGATCTCGCAAGAATTAAAACACAAGAACTTTGAAGTTGATTTAGTAAGATTAGAACCAGTTGACGGAGCAAAGACATTTGCTGGACAGGGCATGACAGCCCTGCAAAGGAAAAGGGTGAATATTGGTGATGTTAATTTTGACCTGAGCATGTATGACATGATATGGTTTGGTTCACCTGTCTGGGCCTTCAGTCCAGCACCAGCATTAAATACCTATCTGGATAAATGCTATGGGCTTGATGGGAAAAAGGTTGTAGTGTTTTATACATACGGAAGCGGCACAGGAAAGGGCAGAGCTGTGAAAATTGTTAACAAGATGTTAGAACATAAGAGGACAAAATCCCTGCATTCTTTATTAATCGCACAAAGAGACCTAAAAAATTCTCAAGATATTAATAATAAGGTAAATGAGCTTTTAGAAAGCATATTACAAAAATGAAACAACATGAAGTCCTGGATCTCTTTAGAAAGCGCAATGCTCTTCTTGAAGGCCATTTTCTGCTCTCTTCAGGTCTTCATAGCAGTCAATATATTCAATGCGCTAAGGTTCTCCAGTATCCAGAGTGTGGGACTAAACTTGGAAAAGCTATTGCAGAGCTTTTCCAACATATACAATGCGATGTAGTTGTATCTCCTGCAATTGGAGGAATTCTCATTGCACAGGAAGTTGCCAGAGCTTTAGGTACTAGAGCTATATTCTGTGAAAGAAAAGGTGGAAAGATGATTCTTCGGAGAGGCTTTGGAATTAAAAAAAAAGAACGTGTACTTATTATTGAAGATATCATCACTACAGGCCGCTCGACTATGGAAGTTATCGCAACTGTAGAAAGTTTCAAAGGCTGTATTGTTGGTATTGGTGCAATAATTGACAGAAGTGAGAAAAAAATTAACTTTCCCACAGAATTTAAGAGCCTTGCTAAGTTAAGTCTTGAAAATTATAATTCTGACAATTGTTTAATATGTAAACAGGGGAAAATTTCTTTAGTAAAGCCAGGAAGCAGAGAAAAAATAGAAGTTTAGGAGGTATATATGTTGCGTTATCTTACAGCAGGTGAATCACATGGGCCAAGTCTTACAGCTATCCTTGAAGGCATGCCAGCTGGATTGAGGATAAATAAGGCAGAGATAAACAGAAAACTTGCAAGAAGACAATCCGGATATGGCAGAGGTGAAAGGATGCAGATTGAGCACGATACTGTTCAAATAACCTCTGGACTGCGCATGGGATTAACACTTGGCTCGCCGATTACAATGATCATAGGGAATAAGGATTGGAAGAACTGGAAAAATGAACCCCCTATAACAAGTCCCAGACCAGGACATGCTGATCTTGCTGGAATTATGAAATATAATCAACTGGACATAAGGAATATCCTTGAGCGTTCAAGTGCTCGCGAAACAGCAGCTAGAGTTGCAGTTGGCACAATTACTAAAAAGCTACTTAATAAATTTGGTATAGAGATTATAAGTCGTGTATGCGAAATTGGCGGTGTGGAAAAAAATGAAAAACTAATGAGAGAGAAAATAGACCAAGCACGAAAAAACGGCGATAGTCTGGGAGGTATATTTGAAATAACAGTAAAGTATGTTCCTGTAGGATTAGGATCTCATGTGCATTGGGACAGAAAACTGGATGGAAGACTGGCTCAATGTTTGATGAGCATTCAAGGAATAAAGGGTGTTGAAATAGGTCTTGGATTCGCTGCATCAAGAAAACCAGGTTCAAAGGTTCATGATGAAATAATATATGACTACAATTTTGAACGAAGGACTAATAATGCCGGTGGAATTGAAGGAGGCATTTCAAACGGAGAGGACATAGTCATTCGCGGAGCAATGAAACCAATTCCAACCCTTAAAAAGGCTCTTAACTCAGTAGATATAATTACAAAAAAAACTGTTAAAGCAAAAGTAGAACGTTCTGATGTTTGCGCAGTTCATGCTGCAAGCGTTGTAGGAGAAGCAGTCGTAGCCTTTGAAATTGCAAATGCTATGTGCGAAAAATTTGGCGGAGATAGTATTAAAGAGATGAAGCGAAACTACAATTCCTACATTAGAACGATAAGAAGGATTTGAAACGATGAGACTTCAGGTAAATCCAACGCGAATGGAGGTGCTAAATCTTAGGCGAAGACTTGCACTTGCAAGACGTGGGCATAAGCTGCTTAAGGACAAACAGGATGAACTTATGCGCAGATTCATGATATTTCTGGATCATAACAAAGAGCTTCGTAAGAAAGTTGACGAGGAACTTAAAAAAATCTTTAATCTGTATTTGGGAGTATGTTCCCGGACAAATAAAGAATCATTATACTCTGCAATAAAATACCCTCAGAAGGTACCAGAATTTCTTTCATCAAAACTAACAGTTCTCAATATAAAAACACCACACATTGAAATAAGCAAACAAGGGAATCCTTTTTCCTATGGATTTAAAGATTCCTCTCCAGATCTGGACACTACGTTAAGCATGCTGGATGCGCTTCTTCCTGAAATGTTGAAACTAGCAGAAATAGAAAAGCTCATACATCTGGTAGCAGATGAGATAAAGAAAACCAGAAGAAGAGTCAATGCACTAGAATATATCTTAATACCAAATCTAGAAGAAACAATAACCTACATTACAATGAAGCTCAGCGAACTTGAGCTTGCAAACATTGTCAGGCTAATGAAGATTAAGGATATTGCGCGGGCAAAATAATGAGAGTATGTGCACTAGTCCCTAATGCCGGGTCTGGGGCAAGGATGAAAACTGCCCTTCCAAAACAATATCTTGTCTTAGATACCAAACCTGTTCTCATTCATACACTGAACATACTTGATAAGGCGAAATGCATAAATGAAATCATCCTTATTTCAGATAAAAAATACATAGAAAAGTCGCGTTTACTGATTCAAAAATACAATATCAAAAAAGTTTCAAGAATTGTCTGTGGAGGCAAAACAAGACAGGAATCAGTTTACAGGGGACTTATGAGTATTAGAAACACGCCTGATATTATACTAATTCATGACGCAGTAAGGCCCTTTATTACTTCTGAGCTTATTAGTAAATCAATAAAAACTGCTAATAAGCATGGTGCTGCTGTAATAGGGCTTCCTTTGTTTGACACAATAAAACTGGTTAAAGATAATTGTATTGAAAGAACTGTTGACAGAACCAATTTATGGAGAGTTCAAACTCCTCAGGTATTTAGATACTGTCTTATAAAAACCGCATACCAAAAAGCTAATAAAAACAAGTTTTCAGGAACGGACGATGCTTCATTAGTGGAACAATTAAATCATTCTGTTAGGATAGTTCAAGGCTCTGAGGGGAATATAAAAATTACAGACCAAAAACAATTTAAATTACTTGGAGGGAATTACAAATGCTGGTTGGAATAGGTTATGATATACACAGATTAGTTATAAACCGTGATCTTATTATAGGTGGAGTGAAGATTCCTTTTATATTTGGACTAAAAGGCCACTCTGACGGAGATGTTCTGGTTCATGCTATATGCGATGGGATTCTTGGCGCAATAAATAGAGGTGATATTGGACAACATTTTCCGGATGATGACCCGCTTTTTGATGGCGTCTCCAGTCTTAAATTTCTTGAAGAAATGGACCCTATTCTGCGAATGGAAAACATGGAAATCAACAATATTGATACCATTATATTTACAGAAAAGCCCAAGATGGCTCCTTATATTGATGGTATGAAATTGAACATTGCCAAAGCCTTAAATACTAAAAAGGATAAAATAAGCATAAAAGCTAAAACATATGAACAACTCGGACCAATAGGAGAGGGAAAAGCTGTTGGGGCACAGGCAATCGTTAGTCTGCATGTTAAAGAACTATGAATAATAGAGAAATTGCCGAAATATTCCATTCTATAGCCGATATTCTGGAGATTAAGGCTGGAAATCCATTTAGGATAAGGGCTTATAGAAGAGCTGCGCAGGTAATCGAAGAACTATCTCAATCTATTAAAGATATCTGTACTAATGGCAAGCTGCCAAACATACCGGGCATTGGAGAGGGAATTGCTGGAAAAATATCAGAGCTTATACAAACAGGAAAACTTAAAGAATATGAGACAATTAAGAAAAGTGTGCCTTCTGGATTACTGGAGATTTTGAACATATCAAGTGTTGGTCCTAAAACAGTTGCTTTTATCTACAAAGAATTAGGTATAACAAGTGTTGAAGGACTTGAGAAAGCAGCCAAAGATCATAGACTGGCAAAGTTTCCAGGTATGGGAGAAAAAAAGGAAGAAAATATTATCCGTGGAATTAAAATCTTACGGGAGACTAAGGAAAGAATTCCCATATATGAGGCAGAGATAATTGCGCAGGAGATAATTAGCCAGCTTAAAAAGCTAAGAGCTATAGATAAAATCAGTATCGCAGGCAGCTTACGCAGACGGCGGGAGACAATAGGAGACATTGATATACTGGTCGCATCGGATAAGCCGGATCAAGTAATGGATGCTTTTACAACATTGCCTCAGGTTAAGCAAATACTGGCAAAAGGAAGCACGCGTTCAAGTGTTAGAATTGAGGGTGGAAGACAGGTAGATATACGAGTTGTCGAAACAGATTCCTTTGGTGCAGCACTTCATTATTTCACAGGGTCAAAGGCTCACAACATAAGAATAAGAGAATTAGGTATTAAAAAGGGGCTTAAAATTAATGAATATGGTGTTTTTAAACGTGCTTTGCTAGAAGAGAAGAAAATCGCTGGAAGAGAGGAGATTGATGTCTTTAAAAGTATTGGTATGCCTTATATCTGTCCTGAAATAAGAGAGGATCGCGGAGAAATTGAGGCAGGACTTTCGGGCACACTCCCAAAATTAATAGAAATTAGTAACTTAAGAGGGGATTTACATATTCACTCAAACTGGAGTGATGGAATAAATTCTATAGAAGAAATGGTAGAAGCTGCAATAAAAAGAGAATATAAATACATAGCAATATGTGACCATTCCAAAAGCCTGAAAGTTGCAGGAGGATTAGATGAGGGGCAACTTATAGAAAGACAGAAAGAAATTGATAAGTTGAATAATAAATACAAGAAATTTAGAATATTATCAGGTATTGAACTGGAGATACGTATTAATGGAGAACTTGATTTCAGCGATGATATATTGGAAAGCCTGGATGTTGTAATTGGCGCAATACATACTGGTTTTTCTCAGAATGAAAGTGTTAATACAGCCAGAATTATAAAAGCTATGGAAAACAGAAATATTGATATTATTGCACATCCTACAGGCCGCTTACTTGGGAAAAGAGAAGCGTATAAAATAGATATCCCCGCTATTATCAAAGCAGCAGCAGATACAGGAACTGCGCTTGAAATAAATGCCTTTCCTGAACGCCTAGATCTAGCTGATGTCTATCTTCAAGAAGCAAAAGAAAAAGGCGCTAAATTCGCAATTAATACAGATGCTCATAGTATTTCACAACTAGATTTTGCCAAATTTGGTATTGGAGTCGCCAGACGCGGCTGGCTCGAAAAACAAGACGTTATAAATTGAGCCCGTTCAACGTTATAACATGTTAATACGCAAGGGGTTAGAGATGGTGATTTTAGAGAGTAACCCAAAAATTCTCTCAAAACGGCGTTTTTTTGGCGTTATCGAGGTGAGAGATCGAAAAAGTAACCCAATTTTTTACACTCAAGATGGCGAAAGTAACCCAACATTTTGGAAGGTCGTTAAAACCCATGAAATCTCATAACACTATGATATTTTTATTGTTGTGGTGTATGGGGTGTGTTCTGTATGCTCCTGAAATATTGAACGCCAATATTGAACAGGAGGTACAAAGTATGACGCGTAAATACACACTACAAGAGATGGAATTTCTGGAGTACTTTCGTAGCATCGACAAACATACTATTGGAGAAATCCTTTCCGAATATCACTCGACTGGACCCACAGGCTACTCAAGCTCTTTGGTACTCTCGCGTATCTTGAAGGTTAAAGAGAGGATCTCTTCTGATAGAGAACTCACAGAAAAGTTAGCTAAGAATCCAATCTATCGTGATGCTGTTGGGATAAACTCTAATGAGATCCCTGCGCATAATACCTTCAACACCCTTCGCCATCGACTGGGAACTGAAGGATTTTTACGTATTCATCGACACTTTGTTTTTCAGGCATATAAGACTGGCTTACTTACTCCACCGCTGAAGAATCTTCCGGAGATGCTCGGAGACAAGATCATTCTCATTGGAGACTCAACTTTTCTCTTAGCGGTTGCATCCACCAAAGGAGAAAAAGATAAAGAAGGCAACTGGCTTTTTACTGACGAGAGCATTGCTTTTGGGAGACCGCACCACAAGCACAAATATCCTGTTGGGCATCGGGCTCACACAGTTATGTCCGTCAGTGGGATTCCCATCGTGAGTTTGCTTGCTCCAGCTAATGAAAGCGATGAGACTTATATCATGCCTGTTTTGTGGGAAGCTGTCACTCGATACCCAGAGTTTCCTTTTGGTTGTGTCATCCTTGATTCTGGATATGACTCGGAGGATTTACATCGAGACATCTATACGGAGTTTCATCTCCTGCCGATAATCATCCGTAAACCTTCTATGAAGTATGGTCGTGGCTTCAGCACTGAGGGAACACCACTGTGTCCCTTTGGGTATCCGACTCGACGTAAAGGAATCGAATACAATCATCAACGCACCAAGTTTGCATGTTACCATATCTGTAAGAAAGATTCACAGCGGTTAATCTTCAAGTGCCCATACGAAGATTCTAAAAGCCGTTTCGGCTGGATGACACGTACACGTTTCAAAGATAGCTATCGTAAGCAAGGACCCGCTGTTCCTGGATCAAGGGCGTATAAAAGACTCAAACCACTTCGTACTGGTATTGAACGTTATTATGGGTTGGCCAAAGAAAACCGCTACAGGATGGAGAGTAGCAATACTTACATGGGGCATGACAATGTGCTTATCCACGTCATCGAGCATGACATCGTCTTAACTCTGGATATCATCTTTCAGCACGCTCGAACTGGAAAGCGTAGCGACGTAATTGAGGTGTAATATTGAACAGGCTCAAATTGTCTTAATATAGATGAATTGCAAAAATTCTTAGGAGTTTTTTAGTTTCTTATTATCCTTCTCAACTTTATCAGCAAGCTCTTTTCTATACTCTTTAAGCTTTTTTGTAATAGAAGGATTTTTTAAAGCTAATATTTCCGCAGCCAGTATGCCTGCATTCTTTGCTCCGCTCTTGCCAATAGCCATAGTAGCAACTGGAATTCCACCTGGCATTTGCACTGTTGAATACAGAGCATCTACGCCTTTTAACTCAGAAGACGGGATTGGAACTCCAATTACAGGAAGAAGTGTATGAGAAGCTAGAACTCCGCCGAGATGCGCTGCTGCGCCTGCTCCCGCTATTATTATTTCCAGTCCATTCTTTGCAGCATTTTTAGCGTACTCTGCCGCTTTAGCAGGAGTACGATGCGCAGAACATATTGTTAATTCATATTGAATATCAAAAAAATCCAATATTTTACATGTCTCCATTATATACTCTCTATCTGAGATACTTCCAATTACAATTCCCACTTGTGCTTTAGCCATGTTTTGTCCCCTTTCTTATAAATATTTCAGTGCCTTATCTGCAATATCACTCCTAAAATACATCTTGTTAAAATGTATTTCTCCAACTGCTTTATACGCCTTATCAATAGCCTGTTCAATATTAGCACCAAGAGCTGTTACACCAAGAACTCTTCCGCCAGAGGTTGCAATATCTACTCCTGCTAAGACTGTGCCTGCGTGAAATACAACTACATCCTGTAATTCCTCAGCTTGTTTAATTCCTATTATTTTTTCTCCCTTCTTATATGGACCCGGATAACCTCCAGATGCTATCACAACACATACTGCCGTCTCATTTCTCCACTCAATACTCGCTTCATTCAGCTTTCCATCTATACAGGATTCCATAATATCAATTAAGTCTGTTTTTAGTCTTGGTAGTATTACCTGGGTCTCAGGATCTCCGAATCTCACATTAAACTCAAGGACTTTCAGTCCACTCTCTGTAATCATAAGACCTGCGTAAAGAACGCCTTTATATGACATTCCTTTTTTTTCCATCTTATTTATTATGGGTTGAAAGACCTGCGAGGATATCGTCTTCATCATATCTTCATTAATAACCGGAGCAGGGGAATATGCTCCCATTCCTCCTGTGTTTGGCCCCTTATCTCCGTCATAGATTGCTTTATGATCCTGAGACGCGACCATTGGTATAAAACTCTCTCCATCACAGAATGCAAGTATTGATGCCTCTTCTCCAACTAAGCATTCCTCAATCATAATTTTATCTCCAGCTTTCCCAAATGCCCTTTTAACCATTATCAGTTCAACCGCTTCTAATGCTTCTTCTTTTGTTTTTGCAACAATCACGCCTTTCCCAGCAGCAAGTCCGTCAGCTTTTACGACAATGGGAACAGGTTGCGATTTTATGTACTGTGCGGCTCTATCTGAATCCTCAAATACTTCGCACTTACCTGTTGGCACTCCTGCTTCAAGCATTATCTCCTTTGCAAAGATCTTACTTCCTTCAAGCTGAGAAGCACCCTTTGACGGACCAAAGACTCTTAAATTTCTTTTTTCAAATTCATCAACTATCCCCTTTGTAAGGGATGCTTCAGGACCAACCACAGTTAAATCGATTTCCTTCTCTTCTGCAAAACGGATAAGTTCAGAAATATTCTCAGCTTTTATTGGAACACATTCTGCTTTCTGACTGATACCAGCATTTCCCGGAGCACAATAGATTTTAGAAACTCTTAGACTCTGAGCAATCTTCCAGACAAGTGCATGCTCACGTCCACCACTTCCAATAACCAGAACCTTCATAAAAAACTCCCTATTTTATAAATTCATTATAAAGCAAGCTCTACTCAAAATCAAACTTGACAGGATTTTTCATCTTCCCTATAATCGTAAATGCTCTGTGAACGGTAAATGGCGGTGTAGCTCAGCTGGTTAGAGCGGGAGAATCATAATCTCTGTGTCCGGGGTTCGAGTCCCTGCACCGCTACAAATGCAGTTAATATTCCTTAGGCAAATCATTTAATTCAGCCAGAGAGAAGATAGGGCCATCTTTACAGACGTATTTATTGCCTATATTACATCTGCCGCACTTTCCTATACCGCACTTCATTCTCATTTCAAGTGAGTTTAATATATTCTCAGGAGAGAATCCTAATTCTACAAGCTTTGGAATAGTAAATTTTATCATTACAGGCGGTCCGCATATTATTGCCACTGCCCCCTGAGCAGAGGGGGCGACTTCTCCCACAACAGTTGGGACAAACCCTTCTCTTCCCTTCCAGCCTTTATCTCCTTTATCAACGGTAACGTATAATTTTACATCATCTCTTTCAGCCCATTCTTCCAGCTCTTTTTTATAAATTAGGTCGTCTGGACTCCTTGCCCCATAGATAACTGTAATATTTTTGAACTTGTTTCTGTTATTGTGATGAATCATATATGTAGTTAAGGAACGCAGGGTTGTAAAAGCAAAACCGCCTCCTATAACCACGACACTTTTACCTATAATATTTTTTGACTGAAAACTATTGCCAAAAGGGCCGCGAATCCCGACTTCATCTCCTGTAAATAAGTTGTGAAGAGCGTTTGTCACCACTCCCTTTTCATACCACTTAACAGTGAACTTTAAAATCCCCTTCTCTGTTGGAGATGATGCTATTCCTATTGGCGCTTCTCCAGCGCCTAAAACAGAAATTTCTGCAAACTGGCCTGGTAAATATGAGAAAATTTTCTCATCTTCCTTGTTTAGAAATGCAAGCTCAAATGTTTTAATATCCTTAGCTGTCGTTTCATTCGTTATTCTTTTAATTATCATAGGTATAGGCAAATAGGGATTATTCATTTCGACTCCAGTATATCTTTTAGTGTTTTTCTAATATCCAGATTAACAGGACAGTACTCTACACATCTTCCACAGCCTACACATCCATAGTCGCCCACATTTGTCTTTAAATAATCAAATTTATGCATAATTCTCTGCCGCCATCTTTCCTTTTGCGTTGCTCTGGGATTATGTCCAGAGACATGTGATGTAAATTTCGGAAACATACACGAATCCCAATTCCTCACCCTACAACCTTTCTCTCCTATAGTTTCATCCTGAATATCAAAGCAGTAACAAGCCGGACACAGATATGTACATATACCGCATTTTATGCATTTCTCGTGAATTTCATCCCAGATTGGAGACTCAAACATTCCATGCAATTTTTTATTTATATCTTTTATTTCAAAAACAGGTTTTAGTCTTTTTTCTGCGTTCTTTTTAAGCTCCTCTGCTTCCTTGATATCTTCCTGAGAAGCATTATCAAGATGCACAAAAAGCTTCTCGCACTGTTTTGTTACAGGAATAATAAGATGCTTTTCTTCCAGTTCAACAAACAACGCATCAAGTCCCTCAATTGAAAAAGGGCCTCCCTCAACAGACGTACAAAAACATGTCTGCCCGGGCTCATTACATGCCATACCTATAATGAGAGTGTTTTTTCGCCTGCTTTTGTAATATGAATCAGTTATATTCTCCAGAAATACCTTATCCAGCATAGCAATGGCCTTTCCATCACATGGACGAACCCCAAATAGGAGACTTTGTCTCTTTTTTCGCTTTAGATCTGTAATCTCATTACTGTTTCCTTTTTTGACAAATCTGAAAAGTTCCTCTGATTGAGGGAGTAAAAACTCCTTCACAGAATTTTTTGTATTTGAATAGGAAAGGCATATCTCATCTGCTTTATCAATCTTTGAGAAAAGGATACCTTCCTCTTTCTTTACAGGAGCAAAGAAATCATACTCTTTAACAAGCTTACTGATAAATTTCGGCAAATCTTTTTTTGCTAATATCTTGTTTTTCATTTTATAAAATCCTGGCTGTCATCCTCTTTAAATGTTGTAAATGGAGGTTTAATCTCTATATCAAGCCCTGTTTCATAGTCAAAAAGTGCTTCCCCGTCTTTTGTAATCTTCTGAGTGAACTGCCTCAGGTCTATATTCATTGGACATGCTCTTACACATGCTCCACAATCTGTGCATCTTCCAGCTTGATGGAAAATGCGTCCAAGATGAAAGAAAATAATATCAGAGAGATTATTAGTTGTGCCAACCCATCTTGGTTTTTCCTGATCAATAAAACATTCCTTGCAATAACATGTCGGACACGCATTTCTGCACGCATTACATCTTATACATTTTGATAATTCTAACTCAAGATATTGCCACTTATCAGAAGAAGATTTTTTTTCAAACTTTTCAACCTCTTTATACTTATCTTTCTTCTTGTTTTCTTTAACTTTCTCTCCAACAAGCACATCATATATTACAGGGTTCTTATGTTCGCATATAAGACAGTAATCATGAAGCACATTGTTCTTATCAGTCATTCCCTCGCATGGTATGCCAATAATATATAATTGCTCCCGTTTTATCTGATTTTCCTGAATAAGAACTACTATGGATCTTGAATCACACCCTTTAGCCACAATCCCAATTTTATCCTTGCGTTTTGGCAGATAATTTGCCAGATTATTCCCGCAAAACGAGTTCCATATAAGTCTATCCGCCTGATCAGGGCTTTTTATAAAACACGGAGCTACACACGAAGGAAGTGTCCCTTTTTCAAAACCAATAACAACATCTACTTTTTTCTCTTTAAGAAGTTTTCTAGCGATGTCCTGTATTTTTTTATCTTTCATATTTCCTTTACCAGCTTCTTTGCAGGGCCGAGTTTTTTGACTTCCTCTGTTACCTCTTTTATAACTTCTGCAAATTTGCCGCCTTCAGAAGCAGACACCCATGAGAAATGTATTCTTCCCGGCTCAATGCCAACATATTGAAGCAAGCTATTTATGATAGCAAACTTTCTTCTAGCATGATAATTACCTGTTAGATAATGACAATCTCCCGGATGACAGCCTGAAACCAAAACCCCGTCAACTCCATGTTGAAGAGATCTGATTATATATAGAGGATTCATTCTGCCTGAGCATGGTACACGGATAATCCGCACATTAGGCGGATACTGCAGTCTGCTTATTCCAGCCAGATCAGCTCCTGCGTATGAACACCAGTTACAGAGAAAAGCAATTATCTTTGGCTGCCAGCTTTTAGCTCTAAATTTTGAATTCTTATTCATCTTTTATTCTCTACAGCGCGTCAATCTGCGCAAGAATTTGTTCATCTGTAAAACCGCTAATGGTTATTGCGTTTGGTCTGCATGATGCAGAACATGCTCCACATCCTTTACATAAGGTAGAATTTACAATAGCAATATTGCGCTCCTCATTAATCTCTATTGCCTTATAAGCGCATACTTCAACACATAATCCGCAACCGTCGCATTTACTCTCATCAACAACAGAAATAGTACCCTCTGCAAAAATCTGTTTTTTACTCAATACAGTACATGCTCTGCCTGCTGCTGCATATGCCTGAATAATACTTTCCCTTATATTTTTTGGCCCGTGAGCAAGACCGCACATAAAAATACCTTCAGTCGAAAAATCAACAGGACGGAGTTTCATGTGCGCCTCAAGAAAGAACCTATCCTCATTTAATGGCACTTTCATCATTTGTGAGAGCTCTATATTTTCAGGATTAGGTATAATT
The bacterium DNA segment above includes these coding regions:
- a CDS encoding flavodoxin gives rise to the protein MNLLRVFGFKISDFSRYMTNLESREILKRKHARVDVSLKICAKHEYKMDLCDSNVVDISETGLCFKTDILYPVKSGLELELEFPQDFGAKEETRSFYALSEVKQVKKTEKNMYLTGVEFKKIHPRFKRRLNKFLKMELEKKMRACIIYFSLTGNTHQLAQMISQELKHKNFEVDLVRLEPVDGAKTFAGQGMTALQRKRVNIGDVNFDLSMYDMIWFGSPVWAFSPAPALNTYLDKCYGLDGKKVVVFYTYGSGTGKGRAVKIVNKMLEHKRTKSLHSLLIAQRDLKNSQDINNKVNELLESILQK
- the pyrE gene encoding orotate phosphoribosyltransferase; this translates as MKQHEVLDLFRKRNALLEGHFLLSSGLHSSQYIQCAKVLQYPECGTKLGKAIAELFQHIQCDVVVSPAIGGILIAQEVARALGTRAIFCERKGGKMILRRGFGIKKKERVLIIEDIITTGRSTMEVIATVESFKGCIVGIGAIIDRSEKKINFPTEFKSLAKLSLENYNSDNCLICKQGKISLVKPGSREKIEV
- a CDS encoding chorismate synthase, whose amino-acid sequence is MLRYLTAGESHGPSLTAILEGMPAGLRINKAEINRKLARRQSGYGRGERMQIEHDTVQITSGLRMGLTLGSPITMIIGNKDWKNWKNEPPITSPRPGHADLAGIMKYNQLDIRNILERSSARETAARVAVGTITKKLLNKFGIEIISRVCEIGGVEKNEKLMREKIDQARKNGDSLGGIFEITVKYVPVGLGSHVHWDRKLDGRLAQCLMSIQGIKGVEIGLGFAASRKPGSKVHDEIIYDYNFERRTNNAGGIEGGISNGEDIVIRGAMKPIPTLKKALNSVDIITKKTVKAKVERSDVCAVHAASVVGEAVVAFEIANAMCEKFGGDSIKEMKRNYNSYIRTIRRI
- a CDS encoding V-type ATP synthase subunit D, coding for MRLQVNPTRMEVLNLRRRLALARRGHKLLKDKQDELMRRFMIFLDHNKELRKKVDEELKKIFNLYLGVCSRTNKESLYSAIKYPQKVPEFLSSKLTVLNIKTPHIEISKQGNPFSYGFKDSSPDLDTTLSMLDALLPEMLKLAEIEKLIHLVADEIKKTRRRVNALEYILIPNLEETITYITMKLSELELANIVRLMKIKDIARAK
- the ispD gene encoding 2-C-methyl-D-erythritol 4-phosphate cytidylyltransferase; this translates as MRVCALVPNAGSGARMKTALPKQYLVLDTKPVLIHTLNILDKAKCINEIILISDKKYIEKSRLLIQKYNIKKVSRIVCGGKTRQESVYRGLMSIRNTPDIILIHDAVRPFITSELISKSIKTANKHGAAVIGLPLFDTIKLVKDNCIERTVDRTNLWRVQTPQVFRYCLIKTAYQKANKNKFSGTDDASLVEQLNHSVRIVQGSEGNIKITDQKQFKLLGGNYKCWLE
- the ispF gene encoding 2-C-methyl-D-erythritol 2,4-cyclodiphosphate synthase, which translates into the protein MLVGIGYDIHRLVINRDLIIGGVKIPFIFGLKGHSDGDVLVHAICDGILGAINRGDIGQHFPDDDPLFDGVSSLKFLEEMDPILRMENMEINNIDTIIFTEKPKMAPYIDGMKLNIAKALNTKKDKISIKAKTYEQLGPIGEGKAVGAQAIVSLHVKEL
- the polX gene encoding DNA polymerase/3'-5' exonuclease PolX — translated: MNNREIAEIFHSIADILEIKAGNPFRIRAYRRAAQVIEELSQSIKDICTNGKLPNIPGIGEGIAGKISELIQTGKLKEYETIKKSVPSGLLEILNISSVGPKTVAFIYKELGITSVEGLEKAAKDHRLAKFPGMGEKKEENIIRGIKILRETKERIPIYEAEIIAQEIISQLKKLRAIDKISIAGSLRRRRETIGDIDILVASDKPDQVMDAFTTLPQVKQILAKGSTRSSVRIEGGRQVDIRVVETDSFGAALHYFTGSKAHNIRIRELGIKKGLKINEYGVFKRALLEEKKIAGREEIDVFKSIGMPYICPEIREDRGEIEAGLSGTLPKLIEISNLRGDLHIHSNWSDGINSIEEMVEAAIKREYKYIAICDHSKSLKVAGGLDEGQLIERQKEIDKLNNKYKKFRILSGIELEIRINGELDFSDDILESLDVVIGAIHTGFSQNESVNTARIIKAMENRNIDIIAHPTGRLLGKREAYKIDIPAIIKAAADTGTALEINAFPERLDLADVYLQEAKEKGAKFAINTDAHSISQLDFAKFGIGVARRGWLEKQDVIN
- a CDS encoding transposase: MAKVTQHFGRSLKPMKSHNTMIFLLLWCMGCVLYAPEILNANIEQEVQSMTRKYTLQEMEFLEYFRSIDKHTIGEILSEYHSTGPTGYSSSLVLSRILKVKERISSDRELTEKLAKNPIYRDAVGINSNEIPAHNTFNTLRHRLGTEGFLRIHRHFVFQAYKTGLLTPPLKNLPEMLGDKIILIGDSTFLLAVASTKGEKDKEGNWLFTDESIAFGRPHHKHKYPVGHRAHTVMSVSGIPIVSLLAPANESDETYIMPVLWEAVTRYPEFPFGCVILDSGYDSEDLHRDIYTEFHLLPIIIRKPSMKYGRGFSTEGTPLCPFGYPTRRKGIEYNHQRTKFACYHICKKDSQRLIFKCPYEDSKSRFGWMTRTRFKDSYRKQGPAVPGSRAYKRLKPLRTGIERYYGLAKENRYRMESSNTYMGHDNVLIHVIEHDIVLTLDIIFQHARTGKRSDVIEV
- the purE gene encoding 5-(carboxyamino)imidazole ribonucleotide mutase produces the protein MAKAQVGIVIGSISDREYIMETCKILDFFDIQYELTICSAHRTPAKAAEYAKNAAKNGLEIIIAGAGAAAHLGGVLASHTLLPVIGVPIPSSELKGVDALYSTVQMPGGIPVATMAIGKSGAKNAGILAAEILALKNPSITKKLKEYRKELADKVEKDNKKLKNS